In Rhizobiales bacterium NRL2, a genomic segment contains:
- a CDS encoding acyl-CoA dehydrogenase, which translates to MIPNQPESPYYTAAHEAWRDTVRRFVEKEIEPFVDEWEEAERMPRELFRKAGELGLIGAHHRPEAGGIMEDLFYMIIAGQEVARAGAGGVSASLNSHAIGLPPITRAATEAVKRRVVPAVLSGEKIAALAITEPSGGSDVANLETTARREGDHYVVNGQKTFITSGMQADYISTAVRTGGPGMGGVSMLLIEADMPGFNRTPLKKMGWHASDTATLYFDDVRVPAENLIGEENQGFRIVMQNFNFERLMMAAGCNGFSQICFDETVAYARERNTFGKRLIDHQAVRHKLVDMAMKINATQAWLENLAWRIDRGESPVAEICMLKNQATLTMEYCAREAVQTFGGAGYLKGQKVERIYREVRVNAIGGGAEEIMRDLAARQMGL; encoded by the coding sequence ATGATTCCGAACCAGCCCGAGAGCCCCTACTACACCGCCGCCCACGAGGCCTGGCGCGACACGGTGCGCCGCTTCGTGGAGAAGGAAATCGAGCCCTTCGTCGACGAATGGGAAGAGGCCGAACGGATGCCCCGCGAGCTGTTCCGGAAGGCCGGCGAGCTCGGCCTGATCGGCGCCCATCACCGCCCCGAGGCAGGCGGCATCATGGAAGACCTGTTCTACATGATCATCGCCGGTCAGGAGGTGGCCCGCGCCGGCGCGGGCGGCGTCTCGGCCAGCCTCAACAGCCACGCCATCGGCCTGCCGCCGATCACGCGCGCCGCCACCGAAGCGGTGAAACGGCGTGTCGTGCCGGCGGTGCTGTCGGGGGAGAAGATCGCGGCGCTGGCCATCACGGAGCCCTCGGGCGGCTCCGACGTCGCCAATCTGGAGACCACGGCCCGGCGCGAGGGTGACCATTACGTCGTCAATGGCCAGAAGACCTTCATCACCTCAGGCATGCAGGCCGACTACATCTCGACCGCCGTGCGCACCGGCGGCCCCGGCATGGGCGGCGTCTCCATGCTGCTGATCGAGGCGGACATGCCGGGCTTCAACCGGACGCCGCTGAAGAAGATGGGCTGGCACGCCTCCGACACGGCGACGCTCTATTTCGACGACGTCCGCGTGCCGGCGGAGAACCTGATCGGCGAGGAGAACCAGGGTTTCAGGATCGTCATGCAGAACTTCAACTTCGAGCGGCTGATGATGGCCGCCGGCTGCAACGGCTTCTCGCAGATCTGCTTCGACGAGACCGTGGCCTATGCCCGCGAACGCAACACCTTCGGCAAGCGCCTGATCGACCACCAGGCGGTGCGTCACAAGCTGGTCGACATGGCGATGAAGATCAACGCGACCCAGGCCTGGCTGGAGAATCTCGCCTGGCGCATCGACCGGGGCGAAAGCCCGGTGGCCGAGATCTGCATGCTGAAGAACCAGGCCACCCTGACCATGGAGTACTGCGCCCGGGAAGCGGTGCAGACCTTCGGCGGCGCCGGCTATCTGAAAGGCCAGAAGGTGGAACGCATCTACCGGGAGGTCCGGGTCAACGCCATCGGCGGCGGGGCCGAGGAGATCATGCGCGATCTCGCCGCCCGCCAGATGGGGCTCTGA
- a CDS encoding thioesterase, producing the protein MTTLQPRDPDWDAKVRASFARQPFAHLVGFHLERLEPGFAEFRLPLRDEVTQQHGFAHGGAIATIADNAASYAAFSMMPPGSAPLTVEMKLNWLAPGRGEALIARGQVLKAGRTLVPAEAKVYALDNGEETLVAQALVTVMCMAGRDDAKRPG; encoded by the coding sequence GTGACGACCCTTCAGCCCCGCGATCCGGACTGGGACGCCAAGGTGCGCGCGAGCTTCGCGCGGCAACCCTTCGCGCATCTGGTGGGCTTTCACCTGGAGCGGCTCGAGCCCGGTTTCGCGGAATTCCGTCTGCCGCTCCGCGACGAGGTCACCCAGCAGCACGGCTTCGCCCATGGCGGCGCCATCGCGACGATCGCCGACAACGCCGCCTCCTACGCCGCGTTCTCGATGATGCCGCCGGGCTCCGCGCCGCTGACGGTGGAGATGAAGCTCAACTGGCTGGCGCCGGGACGCGGCGAAGCGCTGATCGCCCGCGGGCAGGTGCTGAAGGCCGGCCGGACGCTGGTCCCCGCCGAGGCCAAGGTCTACGCCCTGGACAATGGTGAGGAGACGCTGGTCGCCCAGGCGCTGGTGACGGTGATGTGCATGGCGGGCCGCGACGACGCGAAGCGGCCCGGCTGA
- a CDS encoding magnesium transporter — MNERDGVAEEDDEEEGAEGRGLTPDIVREIRVALDDERFGEVREQFAGLHAADQADLFELFDRDRRQTLLEAIGARLDPEALAELERPVRDALVEMLGPKRVAEAVAELNEDDAVYVLDALSEDQQKAVLAAVAEDIRRPLEEGLAFGEDTAGRLMQRDFVAVPAYWSMGQVIDYLRSAEDLPDEFYSIYVIDPAFRPIGWVPLDRAMRTKRPIRIGDIMEADPVVFRPEMDVEDVAYEVRQYDLTSAPVVDESGRMIGVIMVDDILDVVEEEAEEDLFQISGVKEDDLNRSVFRTTRTRFSWLIINLVTAIVASVVIGFFEATIEQVVALAVLMPIVASMGGNAGTQTLAIAVRALGTKDLTAANAMRQVSKELLVGVLNGIAFAILIGLATYVWFSDPVLGGVIAAAMVLNMIVAGLAGILIPLGLDKAGVDPAVSSAVFLTTVTDIVGFFAFLGLGALFLL; from the coding sequence ATGAATGAGCGGGACGGCGTCGCAGAGGAAGATGACGAGGAAGAGGGTGCGGAAGGCCGCGGCCTGACACCGGACATTGTCCGCGAAATCCGCGTTGCACTCGACGACGAGCGGTTCGGCGAGGTCCGCGAGCAGTTCGCCGGGCTGCACGCGGCCGACCAGGCCGACCTGTTCGAACTGTTCGACCGGGACCGGCGCCAGACGCTCCTGGAAGCGATCGGCGCGCGGCTGGATCCGGAGGCGCTGGCCGAGCTGGAAAGGCCGGTCCGCGACGCCCTGGTGGAGATGTTGGGGCCGAAGCGGGTGGCGGAGGCCGTCGCCGAACTGAACGAGGACGACGCGGTCTACGTCCTCGACGCGCTTTCCGAGGACCAGCAGAAGGCCGTGCTGGCGGCGGTGGCCGAGGACATCCGCCGCCCCCTCGAGGAAGGCCTGGCCTTCGGCGAGGACACCGCCGGGCGGCTGATGCAGCGCGACTTCGTCGCCGTCCCGGCCTACTGGTCCATGGGCCAGGTGATCGACTACCTGCGCTCCGCCGAGGATCTGCCCGACGAATTCTACTCGATCTACGTCATCGACCCGGCCTTCCGGCCGATCGGCTGGGTGCCGCTGGATCGGGCCATGCGCACCAAGCGGCCCATCCGCATCGGCGACATCATGGAAGCCGATCCGGTGGTCTTCCGGCCGGAGATGGACGTCGAGGACGTGGCCTACGAGGTGCGCCAGTACGACCTGACCTCGGCGCCGGTGGTCGACGAATCCGGCCGCATGATCGGCGTCATCATGGTCGACGACATCCTCGACGTGGTCGAGGAGGAGGCCGAGGAGGATCTGTTCCAGATCTCCGGCGTCAAGGAGGACGACCTCAACCGCTCGGTCTTCCGCACCACGCGCACCCGCTTTTCCTGGCTGATCATCAATCTGGTGACCGCCATCGTCGCCTCGGTCGTCATCGGCTTCTTCGAAGCCACCATCGAACAGGTGGTGGCGCTGGCCGTGCTGATGCCCATCGTCGCCTCCATGGGCGGCAATGCCGGAACCCAGACCCTCGCCATCGCCGTGCGCGCGCTCGGCACCAAGGACCTGACGGCGGCCAACGCCATGCGCCAGGTGAGCAAGGAGCTGCTGGTCGGCGTTCTCAACGGCATCGCCTTCGCGATCCTGATCGGTCTGGCGACCTATGTCTGGTTCTCCGACCCGGTCCTCGGCGGCGTGATCGCCGCGGCCATGGTGCTTAACATGATCGTCGCCGGGCTGGCCGGCATCCTGATCCCGCTCGGCCTGGACAAGGCCGGCGTCGACCCGGCGGTCTCCAGCGCGGTGTTCCTGACCACGGTCACCGATATCGTCGGCTTCTTCGCCTTCCTCGGCCTGGGGGCGCTGTTCCTGTTGTGA
- a CDS encoding malic enzyme (NADP-dependent; catalyzes the oxidative decarboxylation of malate to form pyruvate; decarboxylates oxaloacetate): MSDELDKMALDYHRYPTPGKISVQPTTKLANQRDLSLAYSPGVAAACNAIVADPLEAANMTARGNLVAVISNGTAVLGLGNIGALASKPVMEGKGVLFKKFAGIDVFDIEIDATDIDKVVDIVVALEPTFGGINLEDIGAPACFEIERKCRERMGIPVFHDDQHGTAICVGAAIYNALRLVEKDIDKVKVVCSGAGAAAQACMALIVSMGVTKENIIVCDRSGPIYKGRTEKMDKYKEYWAVETDARSIMEAVKDADVFVGVSGPGTLTGEMVKTMADNPIIMALANPTPEIMPEEAKAARPDAIIATGRSDFPNQVNNVLCFPFLFRGALDCGATTINEEMKVAATKAIADLTMQEVSEVVAKAYGVESLSFGREYIIPKPFDPRLIVEVSAAVAQAAMDSGVAQRPIEDMAAYRQKLAQYMYKTGFAMKPVFDRAKQDPKKIAYADGEQERILRAAQVIVDDGLARPVLIGRREVIERRINRFGLRIKVGQDVDVFDVTSAESVDSLADTLRQIMGRRGVTPEDARYQVRTNPTVIASLLAHRGEVDGMLCGLVGRYDRHIAWVRDIIGLRRGVREPSGLELIVMDRGTIAICDTHVTDDPDAEEVAEMAVMAAEVVNRFGIEPRVALLAHSNFGDNDDPSSRKMREAYGIIRKIAPDLEIDGEMKGDTALNKSVRDRVNPDSTLTDNANVLVCPNMDAANIAYNLVKETNEGMSVGPILIGMAKSAHVITPAITTRGIVNMTAVAVVAAQDHESGAIPAGPLSQMT, translated from the coding sequence ATGAGCGACGAACTCGACAAGATGGCGCTGGACTACCACCGGTATCCGACGCCCGGCAAGATTTCCGTCCAGCCCACGACCAAGCTCGCGAACCAGCGCGATCTGTCGCTGGCCTACAGCCCCGGCGTCGCCGCGGCCTGCAACGCGATCGTCGCCGATCCGCTGGAGGCCGCGAACATGACCGCGCGCGGCAACCTGGTCGCCGTGATCTCCAACGGCACCGCGGTGCTGGGCCTCGGCAATATCGGCGCGCTGGCCTCCAAGCCCGTGATGGAGGGCAAGGGCGTCCTGTTCAAGAAGTTCGCCGGCATCGACGTCTTCGACATCGAGATCGACGCCACCGACATCGACAAGGTCGTCGATATCGTCGTCGCGCTGGAGCCGACCTTCGGCGGCATCAACCTGGAGGACATCGGCGCGCCGGCGTGCTTCGAGATCGAGCGGAAGTGCCGTGAGCGCATGGGCATTCCGGTCTTCCATGACGACCAGCACGGCACCGCCATCTGCGTCGGCGCGGCGATCTACAACGCGCTCAGGCTGGTCGAGAAGGACATCGACAAGGTCAAGGTGGTCTGCTCCGGCGCCGGCGCCGCGGCCCAGGCCTGCATGGCGCTGATCGTCTCGATGGGCGTGACCAAGGAGAACATCATCGTCTGCGACCGCTCCGGGCCGATCTACAAGGGCCGGACGGAGAAGATGGACAAGTACAAGGAGTACTGGGCCGTCGAGACGGATGCGCGCTCCATCATGGAAGCGGTCAAGGACGCCGACGTCTTCGTGGGCGTCTCCGGCCCCGGCACGCTGACCGGCGAGATGGTCAAGACCATGGCCGACAACCCGATCATCATGGCGCTCGCCAACCCGACGCCGGAGATCATGCCCGAGGAAGCGAAGGCCGCCCGGCCCGACGCCATCATCGCCACCGGCCGGTCGGACTTTCCCAACCAGGTCAACAACGTGCTCTGCTTCCCCTTCCTGTTTCGCGGGGCGCTGGATTGCGGCGCGACCACGATCAACGAGGAGATGAAGGTCGCGGCCACCAAGGCCATCGCCGACCTGACCATGCAGGAAGTCTCCGAAGTGGTGGCCAAGGCCTATGGCGTCGAGAGCCTGTCCTTCGGCCGCGAGTACATCATTCCGAAGCCCTTCGACCCGCGCCTGATCGTCGAGGTCTCGGCCGCCGTCGCCCAGGCGGCGATGGACTCCGGCGTGGCCCAGCGTCCGATCGAGGACATGGCGGCCTACCGCCAGAAGCTGGCCCAGTACATGTACAAGACCGGCTTCGCCATGAAGCCCGTCTTCGACCGCGCCAAGCAGGATCCGAAGAAGATCGCCTATGCCGACGGCGAGCAGGAACGAATCCTGCGCGCCGCCCAGGTGATCGTCGACGACGGGCTGGCGCGGCCGGTGCTGATCGGCCGGCGCGAAGTGATCGAGCGGCGCATCAACCGCTTCGGGCTGCGCATCAAGGTGGGTCAGGACGTCGATGTCTTCGACGTCACCTCCGCCGAGTCCGTCGACTCGCTGGCCGACACGCTGCGCCAGATCATGGGCCGCCGCGGCGTGACCCCGGAGGACGCGCGCTATCAGGTCCGCACCAACCCGACCGTCATCGCCTCGCTGCTGGCCCATCGCGGCGAGGTCGACGGCATGCTCTGCGGCCTGGTGGGGCGTTATGACCGCCACATCGCCTGGGTGCGCGACATCATCGGCCTGCGGCGCGGCGTGCGCGAGCCGTCGGGCCTGGAGCTGATCGTCATGGACCGCGGCACCATCGCCATCTGCGACACCCATGTCACCGACGACCCGGACGCCGAGGAAGTGGCCGAAATGGCGGTGATGGCGGCGGAAGTCGTCAACCGCTTCGGCATCGAGCCGCGCGTCGCCCTGCTGGCGCATTCCAACTTCGGCGACAACGACGATCCGTCCTCGCGGAAGATGCGGGAGGCCTACGGGATCATCCGCAAGATTGCGCCGGATCTGGAGATCGACGGCGAGATGAAGGGCGACACGGCGCTGAACAAGTCCGTCCGCGACCGCGTGAACCCGGATTCCACGTTGACCGACAACGCCAACGTGCTGGTCTGCCCGAACATGGACGCCGCCAACATCGCCTACAACCTGGTCAAGGAAACCAATGAAGGCATGTCGGTCGGCCCCATCCTGATCGGCATGGCGAAGTCGGCGCACGTGATCACCCCGGCGATCACCACCCGCGGCATCGTCAACATGACGGCCGTCGCGGTGGTCGCCGCGCAGGATCACGAGTCCGGGGCGATCCCGGCCGGCCCCTTGTCGCAGATGACCTGA
- a CDS encoding Fur family transcriptional regulator, with protein MAERTRKLTRNQGLVHDVLDRAGGPLSAYAILDQLRGEGLRAPLQVYRALEKLLEFGLAHRLESLNAYVACSHRHRPGGIAVFAICDDCGEVSEFQDEQVRDRLAEQAESRRFTLDHATVELHGLCRDCAEDAA; from the coding sequence ATGGCGGAACGGACACGCAAGCTCACCCGCAACCAGGGCCTGGTCCACGACGTGCTCGACCGCGCGGGCGGCCCGCTCTCGGCCTATGCCATTCTCGATCAGCTCCGCGGCGAAGGCCTGCGCGCGCCGCTGCAGGTCTACCGCGCGCTGGAGAAGCTGCTCGAGTTCGGGCTGGCCCACCGCCTCGAATCGCTGAACGCCTATGTCGCCTGCAGCCACCGCCACCGTCCCGGCGGCATCGCCGTCTTCGCCATCTGCGACGACTGCGGCGAGGTCTCCGAGTTCCAGGACGAGCAGGTGCGCGACCGCCTGGCGGAACAGGCCGAAAGCCGGCGCTTCACGCTGGATCACGCCACGGTCGAACTGCACGGACTCTGCCGCGACTGCGCGGAGGACGCGGCATGA
- a CDS encoding zinc ABC transporter ATP-binding protein: MLVKGEDLGIERGGRWLIRHVDLEIHRGEIVTLIGPNGSGKSTTARLATGVWRPDEGRVRRAAGLTIGYVPQKLSIDRTLPLTVERLMRLTSRREAAAVNRALERTGIGHLRRAEVQNLSGGEFQRALLARAIVGEPDLLVLDEPVQGVDFSGQVAIYDLIGQIRDETGCGVLLISHDLHIVMASTDTVLCLNGHVCCAGAPRSVANDPEYLKLFGDRAAGTLAVYRHQHDHSHLPDGRIQHPDGTITEGHDDDHAHRPDPGGHGIGG; this comes from the coding sequence ATGCTGGTGAAAGGCGAGGATCTCGGCATCGAGCGGGGCGGCCGCTGGCTGATCCGCCATGTGGACCTGGAGATCCACCGCGGCGAGATCGTCACGCTGATCGGGCCCAACGGTTCGGGCAAGAGCACCACGGCGCGGCTGGCGACCGGGGTCTGGCGTCCCGACGAGGGCCGCGTACGCCGCGCCGCCGGCCTAACCATCGGCTATGTGCCGCAGAAGCTGAGCATCGACCGCACGCTGCCGCTCACGGTCGAGCGGCTGATGCGTCTGACGTCCCGGCGCGAGGCCGCCGCCGTCAACCGGGCGCTGGAACGGACCGGCATCGGCCATCTGCGCCGCGCCGAGGTTCAGAACCTGTCGGGTGGCGAATTCCAGCGCGCGCTGCTGGCCCGGGCCATCGTCGGCGAGCCCGACCTGCTGGTGCTCGACGAGCCGGTGCAGGGCGTCGACTTCTCCGGGCAGGTGGCGATCTACGACCTGATCGGGCAGATCCGCGACGAGACCGGCTGCGGCGTGCTGCTGATCTCCCACGACCTGCACATCGTCATGGCCTCCACCGATACCGTGCTCTGTCTCAACGGCCATGTCTGCTGCGCCGGGGCGCCGCGATCCGTGGCGAACGATCCCGAATACCTGAAGCTGTTTGGCGACCGCGCCGCCGGCACGCTGGCGGTCTACCGCCACCAGCACGATCACAGCCACCTGCCGGACGGCCGCATCCAGCACCCCGATGGCACCATCACCGAGGGCCATGACGACGATCACGCCCACCGGCCGGATCCGGGAGGGCATGGCATTGGTGGATGA
- a CDS encoding MBL fold metallo-hydrolase — MSFKVKFWGVRGSIATPGPRYVSFGGNTSCIEVACGGRRIIFDAGTGIRNLGHWLTKKNVKHAHMLLSHTHWDHINGFPFFSPAFKKDQHFTIMAGHLSDQGSGIREVLASQMTQPTFPVPIEIMQAKMDFEDFSAGDTFTIDNDITIRTTALNHPDGATAYRVDYQGNSMCYVTDTEHVPGKPDENILALIEGADVVIYDCTYSDKEFESKVGWGHSTWQEGMRLCQAANVRQHIIFHHDPDHEDMYMERLEEEARFQWIGNTVARENMRLRVG; from the coding sequence TTGAGTTTCAAGGTCAAGTTCTGGGGCGTCCGCGGCTCGATCGCCACGCCCGGCCCGCGTTACGTTTCCTTCGGCGGCAATACCAGCTGCATCGAGGTCGCCTGCGGTGGGCGGCGCATCATCTTCGACGCCGGTACGGGCATCCGGAACCTGGGCCACTGGCTGACCAAGAAGAACGTCAAGCATGCGCACATGCTGCTCAGCCACACCCACTGGGATCACATCAACGGCTTTCCCTTCTTCTCGCCCGCCTTCAAGAAGGATCAGCACTTCACCATCATGGCCGGCCATCTTTCCGATCAGGGATCCGGTATCCGGGAGGTGCTGGCCAGCCAGATGACCCAGCCGACCTTCCCCGTGCCGATCGAGATCATGCAGGCGAAGATGGACTTCGAGGATTTCAGCGCCGGCGACACCTTCACCATCGACAACGACATCACGATCCGCACCACGGCGCTCAATCATCCCGACGGCGCCACCGCCTACCGCGTCGACTATCAGGGCAACTCCATGTGCTACGTCACCGACACCGAGCACGTGCCGGGCAAGCCCGACGAGAACATCCTCGCCCTGATCGAGGGCGCGGACGTCGTGATCTACGACTGCACCTATTCCGACAAGGAATTCGAGAGCAAGGTCGGCTGGGGCCATTCCACGTGGCAGGAGGGCATGCGCCTCTGCCAGGCTGCGAACGTCCGTCAGCACATCATCTTCCACCACGATCCCGACCACGAGGACATGTACATGGAGCGCCTCGAGGAAGAGGCGCGCTTCCAGTGGATCGGCAACACCGTGGCGCGGGAGAACATGCGTCTGCGCGTCGGCTGA